One genomic window of Quercus lobata isolate SW786 chromosome 9, ValleyOak3.0 Primary Assembly, whole genome shotgun sequence includes the following:
- the LOC115959103 gene encoding NAD(P)H-quinone oxidoreductase subunit T, chloroplastic produces the protein MAMASTIAPQASYSLIRKAQNIGHLREEYHPTLKGAKTRSSRRNHDNSLRVFASQQEPPKPKRAPPGVDTRIHWDNEDEGWIGGSTSSQQKQQQQSNEPKEQKNLLGEKFADLLNDSSDSHYQFLGVSAEADMEEIKAAYRRLSKEYHPDTTSLPLKVASDKFMRLREIYHVLSDEETRRFYDWTLAQEAASRKAEKLKMKLEDPYKQDVENWESVPDMVDRLGGKNMELGEQATAALGFDIIVIIFSIFSIIFALYFKEPY, from the exons ATGGCCATGGCCTCCACAATAGCTCCTCAAGCTTCATACTCTCTCATACGCAAAGCCCAAAACATTGGCCACTTACGAGAAGAGTACCACCCAACGCTAAAAGGAGCAAAAACAAGAAGTTCAAGAAGAAACCATGATAATAGTTTGCGCGTCTTTGCATCACAGCAAgaacctccaaaacccaaaagagCACCACCAGGAGTTGACACAAGAATCCATTGGGATAATGAAGATGAAGGGTGGATTGGAGGAAGCACTAGTTCCcagcaaaaacaacaacaacaaagcaatGAACCAAAGGAGCAGAAGAATCTATTGGGTGAGAAGTTTGCTGATTTGCTAAACGACTCATCCGACTCTCATTACCA GTTCTTAGGAGTATCAGCAGAAGCAGATATGGAAGAGATCAAAGCTGCTTACAGAAGATTATCAAAAGAGTACCATCCAGACACAACTTCTCTTCCACTAAAAGTTGCTTCAGACAAGTTCATGAGGCTTAGAGAGATATACCATGTACTGAGCGATGAAGAAACCCGTAGATTTTATGATTGGACACTTGCTCAGGAGGCTGCAAGCCGCAAAGCCGAGAAACTGAAAATGAAattggaggatccttacaagCAAGATGTAGAGAACTGGGAATCTGTTCCTGACATGGTTGATCGCCTTGGTGGAAAGAACATGGAGCTAGGTGAACAAGCAACCGCAGCCCTTGGCTTTGATATTATCGtcattattttttccatttttagtaTCATTTTTGCTCTTTACTTCAAAGAACCATACTAA